Below is a window of Humulus lupulus chromosome 2, drHumLupu1.1, whole genome shotgun sequence DNA.
acgatctacttatcattatattacttgtgtgattacttgcacttgcgtatttaaatcgAATATAAATTTAtcacaagtttttggcgccgttgctggagattggaattagaaatttttgtaaaatcaattacttgcaatttatttttttctttgttaAGCTAACCTTGTttgcttgctcttgtgttttTTCAGGTGATTTACTGTATGACCGAGAaagaagacattgaactagctcctattgaccctgagattgaacgaacagttagaagaagactaagggaacaacggGCTCCAAGCCGCCTTAATATGGttgaagaggttgaaggagttgagggtgctaataatgtCGCTAACGCGATTGCTATGGCtgatgatagagagagagagagccataagggagtatgctgcccccatgttcaatgagctcaatccgagcattgttaggcctgaaattcaagcaccccaattCGAGTTAAAACCCatgatgttccaaatgttgcaaacagtgggtcaatttagtgcGCTGCCTATTGAGGATCCTTATcttcatcttcgttcatttttggaggtgagcgattctttCAAGCTTCAAGAAGTTATTTACgaggccctaaggttgaaattgttccttttctctttgagggatcgagctaaagcttggctcaacacccttcctcccgactcggtgactacatggaatgagttgctgaaaaattcttgatgaagtactttcctccTACAAAAAATGCCAAGTTTTGCAATGAAATCATGTCATTTCAGCAGCTTGAAGATGAATCATTTTGTGAAGGGGAGAGATTCAATGAGTTATTGAGAAAGTGCCCACACCATGGGATCccacattgtatacaaatggaaacattctataacgggctcaattcttccactcgCATGGTGTTAGATACTTCAACTaatggggctattctctctaattcctacaatgaagcctatgagattttggagaggatagctagcaaaaattatcaatggtccaatgctagagcctcaacaagtcgaAAAGTCGTTGGTATACTTGAAGTGGATGCATTGACAGCTTTGACCGCTTTagtttcttcaatgactaaccttgtcaagaacatgagtttggggggaatggtacaaccaGCTACTATGGGACAAGTTGCTGATgtatcttgtgtttattgtggagatgggcacacatttgagagttgtccttcgaatcccgcttcagtttgttatgtggggaatcaaaatgccaaccgTAATAACCCATATTCGAACTCTTATAATTCAGGGTGGAGGTAGCATCCAAACTTCTCatgggaggggggggggggggggggggggtcaaggagctagttcaagcgGAGCACCAATGCAAAACATGCCTACATATCCACTagggttttctcaacaacaaccaagagctcAACCATCCCCTCCTCAATTGTCTCAATCAAGCTATTTAGAGAGTTTAATAAaagaatatatggccaagaatgatgcTGTGATTCAGAGCCAAGCGACATCCTTGAGGAACTTAGAAATTCAAATGGGGCAGCTAGCTAATGAGCTAAGGAATAGACCACAAGGCATCTTGCCTAGTGATACTGAAAATCCAAGGAGAGATGGTAAAGAGTAATGCAAGGCGATCACTTTGAGGAATGATAAAAATCTAGAGTTGAATGAGGATAATCCTAAGAGAAAAagcgagcccacttcaatccaaaatAGGGTGGAAAAGGAAAAAAGAGTTGGGAGTTCGAATATGTCCAATACTGATCCTGAAGCAAATGCTGCAGCAATTCCTCCACAAAATGCATAAGAGAAGCCAatgagcaagccacctccaccatttcttCAATGATTTCAAAAGTAGCAGCAAGATAGCCAATTTTAAAGATTTTTGGATGTTTTGAAGCAACTCCACATCAATATACCTTTGCTGGAAGCTTTGGAACAAATGCCTAATTATGTGAAGTTCTTGAAGGATATTTTGACAAAGAAGAGGAGGCTTGGTGAAATTGAAACGGTTGCTTTGACTGAAGGTTGTAGTGCTattttgaagaataaaattcctccTAAGTTAAAAGATCCAGGCAGTTTCACAATTCCAATTTCTATTGGGGGACGAGAAGTTggtaaagctctttgtgatttgggagctagtattaatttgacgcccatgtccatttttaagaagttgggaattggagaagcaAGGCCAACTACACTCACCTTGCAATTAGCTGATCGTTCTATGGTGCATCCGGAAGGAAAGATTGAAGACGTCCTAGTACAAGTTGACAAGTTCATTTTTCCAGcagattttattattcttgacTATGAGGAAGATAGGGATGTACCGAtcattttggggagaccatttaTTGCCACCGAGAGGACGTTGATAAATGATGAAAAAGGAGAGTTCACCATTCAAGATCAAGATTAACAAGTCACATTCAAGGTTTTTAATCCTATACGCTCTCTTAATGAAGTTGAAGCTTGCGTGGCCATGAGTGCTTCTAACTTCAAGTTGATTGAAGAGATGCATGAAAAGCATAGCATAAGAGTGAAGAAAAAGATCCCTTTTGAAGAAATTGAGAAAGGTGGTGAGTCATGGACAAGTAAGGAAGAAGAACCATCTCATCCTCCAAAGCTACTGAAGAAAAAGAAGCATAGAGGAAAACCTCAATCACAAATGTTGGAAGTTGGGAAAATAGTGTTTTTCACACTCTCTAGTGAAATCAAGGTGTGATGGTGGGTTCTTAGTGAGCAAGGTGTTTCCCAATGGTGTGGTGGATTTATATGGTGAGAATTTGGGGAGAACATTTAAGGTAACAAGGAAAGGAGCAAAGTTTGGGGGAAGTGAGGTTGAGCAATACCAAACCTCGGTTTCCTtgaaaaatccttaaaaaaaaattaagtttgggTTGCTATGGTTTTTGGATGATTCATTTGTACAGCaactcaaagaaagaaagaataaaaatgcattgaaaaaaataatataaatatatatattagtgtttttagttattttaattttaaattttgttatgttaatttcattttattgtaATGTTGTTTTTGGAGTGGTATTATGTGTTTTTTGTGTTTCAGGTGTTAAGAAAGCAAGCACATGGTGTTCTGGAAGTAATTTTTGGGTATGATTGTTTTGCAAACTTTTTGCTTCAGCAAACAAGGAGTAAATATTTTCGAAAAAATGGAGGGGTTCCGTCAAATTTTTTGTTGGGTCTGATGGTTTGCGAACTTTTTGCTTCAGCAAACAGGGAgcaaaaatttccaaaaaaatgGAGGGGTTCTGTCAAAAATTTTGCTGGCAATTTTGAAGCAGGCACAATTTGAATGGGGCGTGGTCTCActtgaaaaaaaaagaataataataataaccccAAGCTACTCAAGACCATACCCTAACCCGAATGCCctcattcctttttctttccGTGCCTTTGTCCTTTTCCCAAGCCACCACCACCATTTTCCTCACCTCCGAGCACCACTTCTTGTAAAATCAGTACCAAACCTAGCTCCACCTCCCTCCTTCCTGCGAGATCCCCGAACCTAGACCGAGAGTCCCCAGGCATTTGTCTTTGCTTCCCATCGCCCCACGAGCCCCATTCGTAGCCACTCCGAGCTCCCTGTCCCAGAACCCAGCCGCACCTTGCCTTCCGTGAGCTCTGCCCTTCTGCAAGAAACCTTATCCCGTCATGCCTAGAAATCCCCAAGAGAATCTAGCTCAGAAAGCGAGAATCCCAGAAGCTCCATGAGCATCATCGAGAAATCTCCATCTACAACTAGCTGCGCCTCACCCAAGCACTGAGTGACCCAGCTGCGCATCCCTTTAGCAGAGCTTGCATATTCGTTGAATGAGCATTTCTGAACTCTACTCCCCaatttgattttgtttatgtCTGTTTCTTTGTATTCTCTGTTTTAGGTGTAGTTTTTACTTATTGGCAATTTTGTGTTGTGTTATACTTTGGTCTCAAATGTTGATAATGAATTGTGTTTTGTGTACAGGGTATTCTGTGTTGTATTTAGTTAGTTATGTTTCTTTGGTGATTTTTGTGTAGTGAGCACCAAATTTTGAGTCATTTTCCTTGTGTTTTGTTGCTAGGAAGATACTTTGTTAATATAGTtatctttgttttgtttttagtttgtACTTGTCTTGTTGTGTTGTTGTTCTTTTGAGGATATTCATTGTCTTGGTTAGTGTTTAACTAGGGGGATCGATGacgttctaattttttttttacaaaatataataaatctaaattatttgggtgtgaatgttgctagcaattgattgatgagagtgtttctctttttagtatgtgcatagcttgattaaacatttttgagaccctagaaagagctagtttcttgtgagagcttaagtttctagaattacttagtgattttccttgaggcgaaatcctagacaacaccacaacgatgacatgatttaggccatccaTGGACCGTTTGAGCCCTTGAAGCCTACTTTTTATGCattttatccctagtcaccccgTTGAGCTTAAGTGTCATTTTCTTGTTTAGCCGCTTATTAGCctagctttatatatatatataatcacctTTTTTCACAATACCctttagcaccttgatctttataggatttatttattgttgtattttgGGGGGTTGAGAGGCGTAGAGAGTGCTAGAGGCATTGGGTGAGCGTttttaattttcttcttttgtttgttttcaccattggggacaatgttgattttaagtttgcgAGAGGCATTGGGTGAGcgtttttcattttcttcttttgcttgttttcaccattggggacaatgttgattttaagtttggggggggggggggggaggagtatattatcatttttcttgttctcttgccatctagttgtttattttcattctaaaaaaatagtaaatccaaaaacaaaatcaaaagtaaaaattaaaGATTGCATTCCCTTGCATCAaagcaaagttaaaaaaaaaaatcaaaaaagaaaaagaaaaaaataattatgtttgtaaataagtttgggggtgtaactcttcaaataaaagaaaattttgttttagtttttgtctttgtatgttagtaataaaggctagtggcaagatttatattttgttgtggtgtgttctttggggaaattaatgtgtgcattgatttaggtcctagaaagattgaggtaTTTAAGGTGATTATAGCCAAAATTAATatctcttatcctaccttcaccctaacctatcattacaagcttgataaagtcctattgatctttggtgtggtgtttgtctacattagtggagagggaatcatTGAGTAACTTATGGAGGCATTATGTAAGCTTTAGGACCAAGGTCTAGtttgatttttggtgattgaaaaTGTTTAGGAAAGCTCTGAATGCACTAAAGGGAGAAACACTTGACTCATATTTTGACATCAACATTAATACTTGAAGAGTTTGGTTTAAAGCTTGTGCAAGTttgaaattcagcttctcttattcaaaataaaagtcTTGAGAAAGCATTGGCAAAGCCAAGTTTATCCTCTCTTGTCTTTGATCTTTTTCTTTTGAATCTTTTCTTGTTCAATTTGTGTGACGTTTGTGTCTTGTGTTATCTTCTTAGATtcatcactcgaggacgagtaatgtcttaagtttgggggtgtgataactctttaATAAAGAGTTAATTTTCATACCTTTGAGCTTATAATTTAGACTTAGGTTGAGTGATGTTTgtgtattttgttatttttagttaattctttTAATTTTTGTGTTCTTGTGTCCTTTATGGTGTTTTAGAGCAGAATGTAGCAATTAAGGAATTTAGGTATGAAATTGTccaaagaaaataatgaaaattgAAAAGGCTCTTATTTGTTTATTGTGTGCTGAAATGTTAGGTTTGCTAGAGCAAAAAAAGTTTTGCTGAAGCATTTTCAGTAGGAATCAAAGAGGAAAAGTCAGCATATAAGGGAAAGACAAGTGACATTTCATTAATTTATATGTCAAAGGGTGGTGAGGTGGCAGCAAATTAGAATGTTAGCTGCATTTTAGAAGGAAGATTCTAGAGAAAAAGGAGGGGCTCACGTGGAGTGCTTGGAGGGCATTTTTGGCAAGAGAGAAAAAATGGTTTTGTACCCTAGCAAAAGAGGAGAAAAAGACAGCCTCCATTATTGAAATTTTGGAGCCATTTTTTGGGCAAAAAGAGGAGCACAAccatttttggaaagaaaaaccagcaagaaagaaagaagaaaaccagaaatcagcaagaagaaggagaacgaaaaagagagctcaagcatcattttggatttgttatttattctatttctaaacttcatttttttattttctaagttGATTTCTGAATCTAAATATTATGGGCTGTattgattgtggattaatgtttcttaactcagccatgaactaatttttatgtggcttgaattgttgatgaaccctatgttatagtgtagtaatttcttgcactttattttagtaaaatctctcttgttcatttaagtttgcttatattaatttcttgttgttgtttggccagcaatgacaagatatttaattatatttaatgctggaaagatcaAATGTAATgagaagaacttggatgacataagtcataatctaggttagattatgttagcaagtaacatagggatgtgttgaatgccttgtgtaacttttgagaattgaaccttgaatttgcattcttaaatttGATTTTGTATAGGAATATGTTTAACTAGGTAAATGAATTAttatcataaaatttgggaaaattttatgagtgtttattgaattcttgttaacctgggagttttgctagaatattgctgcctCAATCTgttcaggatgattaatatagggggaatcaataattcaagtcaaTTTTACAATCCATATATTCctttcaattttcttgtttagttcagttttaatttaagtatttacaactctttaatattttgtttagcctaaaaacaacccatttgattttagtacttttaagttgtagtaattgttttgcttatttttctattttacaatcattgtggagacgatctacttatcattatattacttgtgtgattacttgcacttgcgtatttaaatcgAATATAAATTTATCACAACAAGTATTTTTTCAtgtttagatttttcataagattaacattgtgctcctaaagtaaagaactttataactcaaatggacttttgttagaaaagaagatgaactttaatgttagattttccaagtaaatgttgggatgtgaactatttacttatGTAGATTTATAAATCAAGCAACTAAGTAACTGAAccgcatatggatgattcttgaaattTTTCTACTtttcaactcttgattacatcttatttttatttcacttgtctcattttgtcatttcatcaaaaagacaacaaaaaAATCTCAAACTCCATTTCCATCACTTTGTACTAATATTTTGTGTTTCATTTTCTACTAATACTTTTGTTCTTAGTTActtccttgtggaatcgaccgcccattTACACTACAGCCACCACTTAGTAGATGCACGTTTTGGGCGTTAatcaaattttggcgccgttgccggagaGGTAGTTTTTTTAAGAGTTTTAGTGGAATTTTCACTAAGATGTTAataactttatttgtatttttgttggtaTGAATATTGTGTTAGCATAGTGTTCTTCCTATTGTgtgtgttttattattatttttttctttttttttttgttatttctaTTTGCTAATCTTTGgttaatttgaatattgttaaaaaacaacaaaaaaaaattagtaaatatatataaatatacatatatacataaaaaataaaaataaaaagagaaaaacgtaataaaaaaacaaaaaaagtatatttatttattattttttattctttctttttggttacataaaaaaattatataaaatcatattttttccTTATAGTTAACTCTAATTTCATTTATCTTTCAtaatttcttttcttaatttttttaagtttaataaatatttgtaaaaaaaaaaaaaattaagttatttTATCTTCatttcattgaaaaaaaaaattatatcctCCTTGATTAATATTGTTATGTACTTTGCTTTTTctctttactttatttttatgTTGATATATTGTGATAATTTTGTTGCTTTAGGTTTCTTAGTTTagacttttctttctttttgcctTAGTCTTCCTTAAAATTTAGTTATTCCTtgaaaaaaaagcataaaattgcataaaattgttcataaatttTCAATCATAAAATGCTTAGTATTGAGAACAATTATGTAATATTACAAATAGTAAaaaccgatattgttctgtctagaaagattggttgttaaataaggtttgtgatagtaTTACCTGTTAGATTAgctttatacatgatctttatttattttcatgtatatctaatattaaacaaattaatacgagatagcctaaaatatgtttctaaaattgaattcaaagagaaacaaagattagaatacttacagtatatgcaacggaattaaagagtcattccttcagtttatctaactcttgtatcctctctgtcgtagagtattatcaagaaactgaaccgatcttctattttcttcacagccttccaatgtatccttagaatcacctagactagtgtgggaaattctcaacacatgagatagatacagagaagaagaagagaaaataatcaaagatgcttagaaaatgacttgtgtttagagagaatctaaaactatcagaaaagtagtgattaaacttatgttttgacttctctctaagcactccttttatagactcaattaggtcatttaatttaattaaaaaatcaataaaataatagccattttaaagccctaggtcgaaattatcatgggctttaggcccgtagaaattttcatttcattataagcccagtggacttaaaaacaaggcctatattattttctattgatttaattaattaaataattatttaaatcctttatcaaattaattatttataatttgaaccttgatttaaacttatttattaatttagataccaatttatcttaattaataaatctgccataatttctcttttcttctcaaaattacataactctgtgaaactatccaaaattgacctggtcaactttgataattaaatcaattaattgagactatctagatgattttatccaaggtagaaTGGGGACGaagggcctatgaaatcaagctccaataagttatcattaatctaacaaataaatttactaacttattaattccttgtgactccactatagactcggaattgcattcttgaattcattgaacgctctataacaaatatagatacgctattaattatccgttgttacaaccataattgtcactcaatcctctatagacggtctacaatgagatgggactaaaataccgttttacccctcattgtattttatccttaaaacacttagttccttgtaaatgatatttcagtaaactaatttaattactgaaatgagatctctatcatttaacaccttgaaccaaactaaaaggaaaccatcgtttcacttcttcatcagaagctatagattttcatatctatgattaacactcccactcaattatactaccgagttcccaagatgtaagtatgagctagtccgtagggtaagctggtatcgaacaagtcaaagaactcaaataatacaatcagttagaatactaaccactcaaaattgagattgaattgacctattgtcaactaaatgatatgactagaatagataataacagtatgtttacttatcttatcaactgtcaatattgatCCTGCCCGATGTAagaaatacatccgatcttatctactttgctaatgttctggaaagaacataacaccgtaatgtgtaagtagatcatatcgtagaatgGCAAGTCactgtaaatcttgtgcactgactaatcttaggactaacttattttgaacctataatcatatttatattccactgtgattacgtcgctataaataagattagctatatgctcgggatttaatagaagtttatattaatgtaacgacccaaatttactaatgaggcttaagggccttgattagtgtgtcgggagggcatgattggaatatatgtgatttaatgattaaaagcatgttatatggctatttgaatatttgagatacatggctatgtgtattagtatgcatgtaggccctgatttggttaaaaagggcataattgtaattttggcccgttgagggcataactgtatataaatgtgataaatttttgagaccacattattatgtggatatatttgtaatctgtgattcgagacgatcctagtgagtaggatagcgaaaaagtcacggcggggatttatactctgCTCGGGGCGAGCCAGGgagtatttctgggaatttaaaGATTATATTGGTgttaattttgacattgaggaatataattggtgattaatcaaGTATTAGgaagtaagcgataaatattagagacacttgagaaattagcgggaattgggtgaaatgaccaaaatacccctaggtgggTTAAAAgagttagaattaaaggggagggtattgtggtcatttgggctTATAGAGGATAGgaataactgaggctttatgcttagtggagtttgtagaaggaaATAAGAGtctaaaggaaagaaaaggaaagaaaagaaagagaaagaagggaaaCAAAAGCAAGGTCGGTTTAGGCTCCTCTCCACTATTTTTCTTGAGGTTTCCTGGAGCGAAGTTCAAAGGAGGGCTAGATCAAGCTGAGCAATTAGGTTTCTGAGTtaagcttgaggaattggcagggcAACTCATTCAGtggaggtaagattttgaggtttcttcagtttctggttcttgGTATAGTTGTGGTTTTGAGTTgagttttgatggggaattctagggaaattggagctgagctttgaggaggtgaaggccaagctagtgaggaGGTTAACCTAAGCTAAGCTCAttcatcagaggtaaggaactttagtttCAAGCTTGGTGATttctggttttgctgagttttttagtttttgaactctaggttcaactatggtgaattctatgtttagggatgcatgtggtTGGGTTATGTGTATtttggatgcttgggatgagtggagtatgttaataagcttgtttttaagtttggttgaggattgaaagagttttggtaagggttggttCGGGGAAATCGCAAGAAGGAAAAGTGCAgcattggctgtctgtgactagcgctacagcgctaggccatttGTCCTAGGAagattttgggctctgtttgtagcactgtagtgccctccttagagcgttgtagcgctaccctatttccataaGGGGTTTTTTCccaggggttcggggttcgattccatcaccccgtttggtggaattagagattcccgagggctcgggattggtcctgaggctaggttt
It encodes the following:
- the LOC133815484 gene encoding uncharacterized protein LOC133815484, giving the protein MPNYVKFLKDILTKKRRLGEIETVALTEGCSAILKNKIPPKLKDPGSFTIPISIGGREVGKIEDVLVQVDKFIFPADFIILDYEEDRDVPIILGRPFIATERTLINDEKGEFTIQDQD